Genomic window (Dyadobacter fanqingshengii):
GTACCGCATGTCCTGAACCCCGTTAATGGCCTGTTCAAGCGTGATTAATGTTGATTTTACCAATACATCGGCACTCGCGCCGGGATAGGCTATGAAAATGTTTACTGTTGTAGGGGCAATGTCCGGAAATTGGGAAATGGGTAATTTCTCAATGGCCAGGATGCCTATAAATACGATCATGATCGAGATCACGATTGCAAATACAGGTCTTCTGATGAATTGATTGAACATGTCTTTTTGTGCTTTTTAAGATACCTGACTATTCGGCGTAAAGACTTAGATTGGAGATAACGGAATCAGGCTTCACGAATGTGGAGTGGATCTTTTCGTTCTCTTTCACCTGACGCAAACCTTCCAGAAGGATTTTGTCATCGGCTTTCAAACCGGATTTTACGACGAAAATGTGCGGAAGCTCAGCCTCAATCTGGATTTCTCTCGAACGGATCTTATTTTCCTTATCCAACACATACACATATTTCTTTTCCAGCACTTCGAAAGTGGCTTTCTGCGGGATCAGCAATGCGTTTTTCATGGGGACGGTTACCAGGATGTTACCCGTTTCTCCGTGTCTCAAAAGTCTTTTGGGATTCGGGAACGTGGCACGAAAAGCGATGTTACCTGTTTCATTATTAAAATCCGCCTCAATCGTTTTCACTGATCCCGTGTGCGGGAACATTTGATTATTGGCCATGCGGAGGTTCACATTCAGCATACCGGCTGTGGCTTCATTGGCTTTGTAGTCCAGATACTCTGCTTCGGGAACATTGAAATAAACCCACATTTCGCTGTTGTCGGATAATGTGGTTAGCAAGTCGCCTTCGTCCAAAAGACTTCCCAGCCTTACCTGGAAATGGTCCATGATGCCGTTAAATGGCGCGCGAATTTCAGTAAAGCCAAGGTGCGTTGTAGCCAGTCCAAGTTCTGCTTTTGCTTTGTCCAGTTTGGCTTTGGCTAGTGCCAGCTCATTTTTGGAAACTACATTGCTATCAGCCAGCGACTTGGTGTTTTTGAATTCAATTTCTGCAAAATTGGCTTCTGCCTGCGCTTTTTGTTGTTCCGCCTGATAAAGCATCGGCATGATCTTGAACATTAACTGCCCTTTTTTGACGGTCTGCCCTTCGTCCACGTAGATATTTTGCAAATAACCTCTTTCCAAAGCGCGTAGCTCAATGTGGCTGATCGCGCGGATCTGGCTTACATATTCTTTGGTTACCAAAGTGTCTTTTTGCAGGGGGCTTGTTACGAGGAATTTAACTTCCTCTTCCTTTTCTTCTTTTTTGGATTCACAACCTGTATGGAACATTGTCGCACACAAACTGAGGACCATGAGAATTCTCTTCATGATGGTTTTGCTATTTGATAAATATGGTTTACTAGGCATGTTTTGTCTGATATTGAATCAAATCGCAATTCCTGAATTATGAAATTTCTGTGAGATAAGATGTTAACCATCACGAATAGCATCACATTTTTCATTAAAAAGAGGGTTTCTATTTTTGTAGAATTGGATTTAACTAATACCGATACAAAAACAGCACATTACCGTTAATAGCAAGTTAAAAGCAAGTTAAAAAGGCATTAAAATAAAAAATGCCACAGGCTGGTGTGGCATTTGACAATGTGCGGATATCTCATTTTCGGCAAACCTGGCTAGACCAGGAAGTAATTATGCCCTTTAAGGTGGAATTATTCCTGGTTTGTTGGAGCTTGGTTGATTTTCCAGCGTTTCATAATGATCTTGCCAGAGAAGCGTTTGAGGTGGTATTTTTCGGGTTCGCCGATCAGGAATCCGTATGCTTTCATGGATGGGATTGCGTCAAAAACTACTTTTAACACCGCCGTAATGGGAATGGCCAGGATTAATCCGGCCAGGCCAAACAGCATACCGCCCAAAAGCAAGCCTATTAATGCCATTAGCGGGTTGATACTCACTTTTCCGCCGACAATGTTGGGAGTCAGGAAGTTACCTTCCAGAAATTGGACAACCTGGAACCAGGCAACAACGCCCACAGCATACCACGCGCTGTCTTTCGTTGCCAGTGCAAACAATGCCGGAAGCACCGAACCAATCGCAATGCCGATATAGGGAAGCAACATTAACAATGATGCCAGAATGCCAAAGAACCAGGCATAAGGAATGCCCAAAACAAGAAGCCCGACCGTATTCAGGATGGCCACAATGCCCATAACGGTTACCAGTCCAACAAGGTAGCTTTGCACAACATAATAAATCTTGTCCAGCACATCACTAACCAGTTCTTTGGATGTAGATGCAAAGGCGTGAAAGAAAAATTCACGGAAAAAATCGCGGTAGTACAGCAGGAAAAACGTGAACAATGGAACCACCACGACGCCCGCAAGAATGCCGCCGACAGAACCAAAAGCAGTGCTGATAATAACGCCCGCATTGCCGATAACCCGGTTTGAAAAGCCTGTGATCTGCTTCGTGATTTCCCCTTGTTCTATTCCAAAACGCATTGTAACCCATTTTTGGATGGTCTCGAGAATGTGCATAAAGCGAATTTGAAGGTCGTTTCCATTGGCGCCGATCACAATAACCTGGTGAACGATAAACCATACCAGGCTTCCGATCAGCACAATCGCTATTAAAACTGAAAGCAACGATGCGGTTACGCGGTTCAGCTTGAACTTCTCAAAAAAGCGCGTAATGGGAAACAGCGAAATGGCAAGTAGAATGGAAAACAGCAGCGGGATCAAAACGCCTTGCAGCACATATAATAATGCAATAATCAAAACCAGGCTTAGCAGAGATGCAGCGAGATTAAGACTACGGAGACTATCGGAAAATTTAATCATGATTATGGAGAAGATATCTTACAATTCAAATATATAAAATACCATGCCCATGCCATGTACAAAAAAAGCGGGCGTTGGTGATTTCAACCAACGCCCGCTTTTTTATCAATTCTTATTATTTTTTATAGATGCGGTACAGTCTGCCCTGGTCGGTCACTGCGTAAAGCGCGCCGTCCTTGCCTTCTGTAATGTCGCGGAAACGCTGTCCTTCGGAGGCCAGAAGCCTTTCTTCTCCTACAACCTTGTTATTTTCGATCACCAGCCTCAAAATGTGCATGCTGCTCAATCCGCCGATGAAAAGGTTGTTTTTCCATTCAGGGATGCTATCGCTGCTGTAAAAAGTGATACCGCTCGGCGAAACCACAGGGTCCCAGTAATAAACAGGTTGTTCCAAGCCTTCTTTCACCTGAATAGAGTCACCGATTTTCTTCCCGCTGTATTCAATTCCGTAAGTAATGGTCGGCCATCCGTAGTTTTTACCTGCCTCAATGCGGTTGAGCTCATCGCCACCTCTTGGCCCGAATTCTACTTCCCAAAGGTCGCCCGAAACCGGGTGGAATGCCAGTCCTTGTACATTGCGGTGTCCGTAAGAATAAATCTCCGGTTTCGCGCCAGATTTGCCTTCAAATGGGCCACCTGCAACCGGTTTCCCGTCTTTCGTAATGCGGATCACCTTTCCAAGACTGGAATTCAAATGTTGCGCCTGTGGCCTGGAAACAGTGTCAGAACGCTCGCCGGTGCTGATAACCAGGTCGCCTTTTTTGTCAAATAATATCCTTCCCCCGTAATGCAGGTTGCTTGGAAATGCAGGCGTAGCGCGGTAGATAACGGCTGCACCTTCAATTTTTTTCTCGTCGGCCGAGAGCTTTCCTTTGGCCACGGAAGTAAGGTTACCGCCCGGACGCGTTTCGGCAAACACCCAGTAAACCATTCTGTTTTTGGCAAATTCAGGATCAACCCGGATGCCCAGCAAACCACCCTGTCCTTCTGAATTGACGGCCGGGATCCCGGTGATCGGTGCGCTTACTTTGCCGTCGGTGGTGGCAATGCGCATGGTGCCTGCTTTTTCGGTAATGATCAATCGGCCATCCGGTAATGTGGTAACGCCCCATGGATTTTTGAGGTCGCTGAATAAAACTTTGCCTTCATAGGCAGTGGTGGATTTTACGCCGCCGATCCTAGTCTGGCCCTCAAAAGAAGGTTTGTAATCTGAATTGGCCTTTTGAGTTTCGACAGGAGTGCCCGATGCCGTTGTTGCCAAGCTGTCTTTTTCCGCAGCATCCGAATTTTCAGATGATTTGTTTTGGCAAGAAGCGATCACAAAAGCTGCCCCGGCCAGGGTTAGCAGAATACTTTTAGTCATTTGTTTTAAGTTAGAGGTTTCGAAATGAGATTTTGGGATGACTTATTTTTACGAATACACAATCTGGATAACGGTAAAGATGTGTTTTAGGATCAAAAATAAAGGAATATCTTTCAAAAAATATCATGGAAAATGGCAAATGAGCCGGAAATGTACGCGCAGCTAAGGGTTATTGTGGACAAACTAGTTCCGCTTTCGGACGAAGAATGGGCGATTTTTCAAACATTCTTTATCCAAAAAAAAGTGGATGCGAAGACCATGCTGACACGGGAAGGTCAGGTTGCAGACGAGATATATTTTATCCATACCGGCCTGGCGAGGCTTTATTACACCACAGAAAATGATGACCAGATTACGGCCTTCATATTCTCAGAAAACCTGTTTGCCAGCTGTCTGGAAAGTTTTGTCCAGCAAATACCAAGCACGCAGAATCTCGAAACGCTGGAACCATGCTCCTTACTTGTGCTGACCAGGGACGGCCTGGAACGACTTTACAATCTGGTTCCTAAAACCAACATTATCATGCGCAAAGTGATGGAACAGCGGTTTATTTCGGCGCAGCGGCTGCTTTCGTCTTACATTCTGTCAAGCCCGCAGGAGCGTTACGAGTTGTTTGCCCAGCACTATCCAAATCTGTTACAACGCGTGCCGCAATACATTCTTGCCTCTTTTCTGGGTATAACCCCGGTGTCGCTGAGTCGCATACGCAAAAGGATTTCGAGGTCGTAGATCGTTTCTTATCTTTTGTTAATCGCTAAACCGAAGGGCAACGGATAGTTTTGCATTTGTACAACAAACAGATGAGCTATGAAAACGATCGTGAAAATTCTCCTACTAACACTGGGAACCTGCTTCAACAGCATTGCCCAGAAGCAGCCGTCAGCCAACCGGTTTGAACTCGAAGCCGACCCGATTGCCTACATTTTAAATGGTTACTCATTTCATGTGGGCTATACATTAGGCCACGTGCGTTTTGACGCGGGTGTTTTTGGAATAAAGCAACCGAAATTTGCGCTGGAAAATGAGCAGTTTTCTGTTAAGAGTTCCGGCTTCGGCATCAAGGCCGATTATCTTTTCCGGGCCAACAAAGGCTTTTTTCTTGGTCTCCAATCTGATTACGGGACAGACAGAATGGGTTTGAAAAATACTGCGGTCAGGCAGGAAGCAGAGAGTATAATGCTTGGATTACGAACGGGTTATCGTTTTATGTTTGGAAAAAAAGAGAATCAATACAAAGGGCTTTACCTTGTGCCCTGGGTAGCATTGATTAATACACTGGATCCTGCGGACATAATGGAAAATGACCAGCGTTACGAGCAAAAAAAATGGTCTCTTTTCCCCACTGTACATCTGGGCTACCGGTTTTGAGATGAAGGAGCCAAAATATCTTCCCATTTGTAATAATGGAAAACTTTTCCTTCTGACATCACTACCAAAAGTCCTTTCGGAAAATCATTCGATAGGGCAACATTGGTTACGTCGGAACCGTCGCTCTGGTGGGCTGCTACTTTAACAATTTTCACAAGCTCATGGGCGTGCGGATCTGCCTTTGTTCCTTCTCTTTTGAAAATGTGAAATTTATCCGCGCCTTGATCCGAAACGAGGATGTAACCTGTTTCAGGGCCGGTTTTGTAAATAGAAATTCCCTCGTTGTCTTCCGTAAAACCTTTGTTAGGGATCAATTTCAGTTCCTTGCTGCTGCTGTCGGGATCTGCATAATATTTGCGGACGCCTACCTGTTCATCGGAGTAATATACATAGCCCATTTCGTTGTCTACTGCAATGGATTCTATCTCTTTTTTACCGCTGTATTTTCCAAACTTCCGGACCAGGTCCGCCTTTATATTGCCTTTCCCATCGTCTGACAGCTTGTATTGCCACAAATAACCTTCCGTCGGGCCACTTTTTCGGCCCACAATGGCGAATATCGCCTTATCTGTGGGGCGCGTGTAAAGCGCAATGCCCATGGGCGCCTGCAATGAATCGCCTTTAAAAACTTCAATGCCGCCCGCGTCTACCACTTTCATGTCGGGCAGTGAGAAAATCCGGATCTTGTTCGCTTCTCTTTCTGTGGCTACGGCAATGTCTGTCTTTTTGCCCGAAAGCATCAGCCCGTAAGCGATATCCACATTATTAGGGCGTTTCAACTTGACAAACTTGTCTTTTTGAATTTTACCCGCCAAGTCAAACACATACAAACCACCGTCAGCATCTTTATCCGTGCCCAAGATCAGGCTTTTGGCAGGATCGTCGGGATTAATCCAAATGGCCGGATCGTCCGTGTCATGCACGACGGAATCCGTCACAATGAATGGTTGAATGATGGTTGAATCTGTTGTAATTGAATCGGTAGTATCATTGCCGGATTGCTCCGATGACTGGCGGTTACAAGCGATAAAACTGAAAGCTGCAAGCAAAAAAACAATGGAATGGGAACGCATTTTTATTGGTGTTATGATGAAAACAGGCCGTTCCCGTGCTGGAAACGGCCTACATGGATATCAAATGTTGTTACTTGGTCATGTCGAACTTCAAGCCGAAATTAAACCTTGGGCGGTAATATTCCGCCTGAACCGTCCTGGCTGAAATGCTTTGGTAGTAACGCAGCGGCTGGTTGGTCAGGTTATTGGCCTCGGCAAACAGGCGGAGGTTTTTGGTGATTTTGTAAGCCGCATTGGCATCCAGGAAAAACTGTTTGTCGTAATAAATATCATCAAAGTCCTCGCCGCCCAGTGCGTCCAGGTAGGCCGCCGTGTAATTGGCCGACAGTCGTGCAGAGAAGCGTTTGTTTTCCCAGGACAACGACGCATTAAACATATGCGGCGCGGTTCCGGGCAGTGAAACGTCTGTTCTTTCATGACCATCTTCGTTATACACACCGTCTGCAAACGACTTTGTAAATGTGTAATTGGTATAAATCCCGAAGTTTTTCAAAAAGCCCGGAAGGAAATCCAATTGCCGCTGGAATGCCAGTTCAAATCCGAAAATATTGACATTATCACCGTTTCTCGATTGCAAAAAGTCCCACTGCTGTCCTGCCGAAATCGGGTTGGTAACACTTGGGAAACCGGCTGTGAAGTCAGCTTGCGAATATTGCTGGTTGCGGTAAGTGTAGATGAAATTTTTAAGATTTTTATAAAAAACACCTCCTGAAATCAGACCCACCGACTCAAAATAATTCTCTGCCATTAAATCAAAATTCCAGGAATAGGTGGCTTTCAAATCGGGGTTACCAGCCGAAATTTCCTGGTCGCCCGGGATAATGCTGATGTAGGGAGCCAGGGCGTAGTAATTCGGGCGCGCCAGCGCCGTGGTTGCTGCTGCTCTCAGGATAAAATTGTCCGTGGCATTATAGCGGAACGAAACGCTGGGCAGCACATTCAGATAAGTGTTCTCGACCGAACGCGCGCCTGCCAGTTCTTCCTCATCTTCGATAATGTTCCCGGTGTAATTGATGGAGGTGTTTTCAAACCGGGCACCAATGATCATGGACAGTTTTTCATTGAAATCCTGGTCAAAACGGACGTAACCTGCCACAATGTTCTCTTTTGCATTATAGTTGGCCCCGAGGAATTCTCCCGGAACAGATTCGGCTTCAAACTGGCCCGTATTGCTGAGATTAAGGTTGCCTAAAAAGCCTTTGGAAGCAAACAGACCGGGTACCAGATGCGATCCCGCCTGGAATTTCTTGCCGGGCCAGTTTACGGTTCCAGCGTCACCAATTGTTGCGATATCGTCTTCATTTACAGGCGTGTATTCAAAAAAGTTGTTGTTTCTGTCTTTGGTTTTAAGCCGCAAACGAGCGCCTACACGCATCCGGCCTTTTTGATTAGGGATCATGGAAAGCGGGAAACGCAGGTTAAGCTTTGCACCCAGTTCGGTCTCCTCGGTAAAGTCATGGTTTTCTGTAATTTCATGTAAACCCAAGGTCGTTGCGTCCAGCCCGACCGGCGACACAAGCGGCGCACGCGAATCGCCGTTGTAAGTGAGCGTGTTACCACCTTCCCGGAAGCCAATGTAACGTTCGTTCGGCCTGTCTTCGCTTGCAGTTGAATAGCTTACAGACCAATCCAGATCCACCTTGGGGCTAAGCAAATGGTCACCACGAACCGAATAGTTCTGCACAGTTTGTCTCTCCAGACGGCCGCCTTTGTTTTTATTGTTATCAATGCCGCCTTTGGTTTGTCGTCCTACGCGGCCTTCAAAACCGGTGATTTTATCGTTATCGTCATAAACAGGCTCAATGTCGTCGATTTGCAGGCGGTAGCGGTTTTCAATGTCGTCGCGCCAGTTGTACATGGCGTTCGCAGTAATGGTATGATTTTGGCCTAATTTAAAATCAAATGCAGCCGAAAGGCTTCTTCTGATCCGCTGAACGTCGTATTTTCTGATATCGGTCTCATTGATGAACACATTGCCGAAATCATCTTTTGCCCACACCGCTTCCACGTCATCCGAGCCGTAATTGTTGTTGTTATAAGAACCGCTCAGCACCATTCCAATCGCCTTTTTGGCAAAACGGTTGGCATAAACAAAACCTCCCGTATACAATGCTTTGCTGCGGATCGGGTTGAAGCCGGAGGACAAAGTAGCCGAAATCCGCTGGCTGTTGGGAGCCGCGCGGGTTACCAAATTTACCGAGCCACCAATCGCATCCGCGTCCATATCCGGGGTCAGTGTTTTGTTCACTTCAATGGTCGAGATCATATCCGACGGGATCAGATCCATCTGCACACGACGGTTGTCACCCTCTGCGGATGGAATGCGGTCCCCGTTCAAAGTCACCGAATTGAGCTCCGGCGCCAGTCCGCGTACTATAATGTTCCTGGCTTCGCCCTGGTCATTTTGCATGGTAATGCCCGGCACCCGTTTCAATGCATCGCCGATGTTCGAATCCGGGAACCGGCCTACCTGGTCCGACGAGATGATGTTGGTAATGTTATCATTGTTTCGCTGCTGGTTAAGCGCTTTCGCCTGGCCTTTCAGCCGGTCGCCCAGAACGACCACTTCGTTTATGTCCAGTCCGCCTTCTTCCATGATCAGCTCAAAGGATCCTGCCCCGCCGCTTTCCACAGTAATGTTTTGTGAGAAATTACGGTAACCCATATAAGTCGCTTCCAGCTGATAAGTGCCTGGGGTAACATTCAGAAATTCAAATTTACCGTACACGTCGGAGATCGTGTATTGGTTACCGGGAGTGATTTTGACGGTCGCGCCCGGAAGGGATAACTTCTGCTCGTCCATGATTTTACCTGAAATCACCGCTTTTTGCCCGAAAGTAATGGTTGGTGCGCACAGGATCAACGATAGTAAGATTGAGTGTAGTAGTAATGTTTTCTTCATCAGCCTGATTTTAGTAATCTGCAAAAGTCAGCGACTAATGTTATCAGGGTGTCAGCTAAGTGTTATGAAATTATTATTTTGCAACGTGAGAAAGACGTTTTACATATTTATAGCCGTTGTTGCCCTTGCTTCCTGCAAGGTAAGCGTTTCAGAAAACCATGATGGGACATCGGCTTACCATCAGCTTATGCAAGCTGGGGATTCTGCGATTTTGGCTAAAAGACATATCCCTTTCAGCAAAACGCTCAATTTCAGGGACATTGGCGGACTTAAAACCAGGGATGGGAAAACCGTTCGTTTGGGGAAGATTTATCGCTCGGGTAATTTGGCCGAACTGGATGAAGACGAGTTTGCAAAGTTTAATGCCACGCGCATTGCGCATGTGTATGACCTGCGTACGAATCATGAAATCAGGGGCAAGGAAGATCATTTGCCGCCGAATGTGCGATATCTTCACACGCCAACCGTGGCGGATAATGAGGGCGAAATTGCCCAGCTGAAAAAGAAAGTGATCAACGGTGAGATTTCGGAAGCGATGGCAAGAGACATGACGACCCGATTCTATGAAGATGCGGTTTCCGTGAACGTGAGTGCATTGCGGGACATCATAAAAGGCATTACTGCTTCGGATGAGCCTGTTTTATATCATTGTTCTGCGGGAAAGGACCGCACAGGGATTGTTTCTGCACTGATTTTATCCCTACTGAATGTGGATCGGGAAACGATCGTGAACGAATATCTGCTGTCCAATTACTATCGCAACGCCCAAACTGAAAAGACATTGGGCAAAGCGAAAATGGGCAAGATCATCAAGCGCAACATGGATCTCAAAGCAGTGGAGGTCTTAACCACCGTGGAGGAAGGCTTTATCAATGCCACATTTGATACTATTGATAAAAAATACGGCGGCATGGATTCTTTTATTCAAAACCAGTTGGGCATCGATCAGAAAACAAGAGCGCAGCTAATTAATAAGTTCACCTATTGAACCCGAAAGTGTGCAATAAGCCATTACTTTTCAGGTAGTTGAATGATGAATGTTGTTCCCTTCCCTTCTTCGGTTTCTACTTTCAGCAGGCCGCCGTGGAATTTAATGATATCATATGAAATACTAAGCCCGAGTCCGGTGCCTTGTCCGGTAGGTTTGGTTGTAAAAAAGGGCTGAAAGATCTTATCAACAATGTGCTGCGGGATGCCAACGCCATTATCACGCACTGAAATTTCGATCAGCGACTCACCAGAAGGCGATTTGATCCGTTTTGTCGTAACCGTCACCAGCGGCTTATAAGATTCATCTGAAACTGGTTGAAGCGACGGTTTCACGGCAAAAAACGCGTTGTTATACAGGTTTAGCAAAACCCGTCCGATATCCTGCGGAATGACCTTTATATTGCCTATGCTTTCGTCAAAATAGGTTTTGAAATCGGACGCAAAAGTTTTGTCCTTGGCCCTCAAACCGTGATAGCTTAGCCTTAAATATTCATCACAAAGTGCATTAATGTCCGTTGATTCCCGCTCGTTGGTGCTGGTGCGGGAATGCTGCAACATGCCTTTCACGATCGCATCTGCGCGTTTGCCATGGAAGATAATGCGGTCGCTGTTGTCGCGGATGTCGGTGATACAGGCCTGTATTCCGGCTGTTGTTTCGTTGTCCAGATCAGCTGCTATCTCGTCCAGGAGTTCAATGTTGACTTCGGAAAAGTTGGTAATAAAATTCAGCGGATTCTGGATTTCATGGGCAATGCCCGATGTAAGTTCTCCGAGGCTGGCCATTTTTTCGCTCTGGATCAATTGCGCCTGGGTTACTTTGAGATCGTTAAGCGATTGGGTAAGGGCAACTGTCCGTTCTGCAACCTTTTGTTCGAGCACCATATTTTGTTCCAGGATCAACTCCGATTTTTCGTGCGCGATGCGGAGCGTATTGGCGTGCGCTTCTTCGCGTTGCTTTTTATACATATTAATGCGGTCGGCCAGTGCCAGTGAAAGCAGCGTTACTTCAATGGCCGAGCCAATTTGCATGGAGTTGATATAATACATAACCGGCAATACATTCAGCGCTTCGAGAATGGCCGCTATAAAACCCACGATCAGAAAGCTCCATGCTACGAGGTAAAATTTGGCCGGTTCATAACCTCTTCTGTAAACGATCACCCCGGCGATCAGGAAATAAATGGCCATCAGCACAATTCCCGCCTGGGCCAAACTCAATGCGGTTATTTTAAATGGCGTGAAAACAAGCACAAATGCCAGAATTCCCCAGCATATAAAAACGATCGAAAACCGGTGCGCACGCGGCGCAAGCTGGCTGGTGTGCAGGAACTCGCGTGTGAATAATGTTGCAGTAAGAATGGTGAGGCCCGAAACTGCAACAGCATATTGGTTGAGGAGTGGGAAACCGGGCCAGATAAATTCAAAAACGTATTGGAAAACGCTGGACATAAACCACGTTATACTCAATACGTAAGCAACGTAATACAAGTAAATCTTTTCGCGGGTGGAAAAATAGAGGAAGAGGTTGTAAAAGAAAATAAGCATCATGACGCCCGTATAAATGCCCTGGATCAAGTCCAGAATGTGGGTGTCCTCCATAAACGCCTGTAATGTGCCCACTCTCAGCGGAAAAAAGAACGGCTGCATGGTTTTCACACGCAGCAGATATTCCTGTTGCGCGTTTTTTGCGACTTTCAATGGAAAAAGGAATGTGTTAACCTTTACAGCGCGCTGCTCAAAAACGTAGTCGTCACCCGTTAGCAGCACTTCTGCCACTTTATTGTCATGAATGGTATAAAGGGCAATGCTATCAATAAACGCAGAGCCAATGTGCAGGTAAAAATTCTTTTCTGTATTGTTGCTGACCGTAAACCTGAACCACACCGCGTCGGATGTGCTGCCGAAATTGGGCACTTCCTGCTCGTATTGCTTGAATTGCGACTGGAAAGCCGGTTGTAATATCTGTTCAACGCGAAGGGAGCCAGGGTCGCGGAAGTAGGCGGTGTGGTGGCCGATCGGATACCAGTTAACCGTATCGGAAAGCGGTACAATAGACTGTGCAAAAAGCGCTGGTGTTGTAAGCAAAAAGAGAGAAAAAAGTAAAATTGATCTCATCGTGGGGTGGCGACTGATTGGTTAGGTTTACTGGAAGGTTGAATTGTCTAAATTTAATTAAATTTTTTCTGTCAATGGTGAAGCTATTTACAATAAATCGCTAATAATGACTACATTGACAACCATATAAGCAGCCCATTAAGGGCTGTAACCCCACTAAATATCAAGTTTAATTCCTGGCCTAGTAAGCGAGCGACACACTACGTAAAAGTACATGTGCTATTACTACATGTAAAGAGATATAGCTTCTACACAGGCTGATTTAATGGCTGTTCCCGTTTTGCAATTCCCCGAAAATAAGGACGTTCAAATTCATCTTTTCTGACATGAGTGCTGGCGATTTAAAAGAATTCGAAGAGGGTTTGTGGGTTAGCTTGAAGCCGTTGAAGAATGATCCCGATGCGCGCATCAGGTCGAGGTGCGCGTTTTACAAAAAGTATGGACAGGAAGGTGATTCAGGATCATTTGGTTACGGGGATTCGGAAATTGCCTTTCTGACCTGGGAAAAAAGGGCAGTCCTGCGCCCGGTTGACGGCGCACCTCCGGGAAGTCCCTGGTGGAACGATGTCAATCTCTGGTTTATATATTTATCAGAACTGGGCGCTAAGGCCTATGAAACGGGTATGCCTATCTACGAACTTCCCGTCCCATCGCAGTTTTGGCTACGCTTTATTCAGCAGCCCAATGCTGTAAACTGGTATAAAGCGCATAATTCGAGCATTATCGACGGCTATCTCAAATTCTCCGACCTGGCGGAAAAAGAAACTGTGCCGGAAAAGATCTTTATCAATATGGTCTTGTACAGGTTGTTGTTTGCCCAATCGCTGGTGGAAGGCGACTTTCCGCTTCCAAAGCTCGGCAAGATCATGGGTGATCCGCGTGGCCGTTCCGTTCAGTTCGTGACCAGCCTGGATGCCTATTATCCGGCACATTATCCCATGACGGGCGAGGAGATCAGGGAGGTGCTTGGGAAGTCGCACCGCCTTTCCGAACTGGGCGTAGAATTCCTGGATGACGTGCTCGTGGAGCCGGAG
Coding sequences:
- a CDS encoding efflux RND transporter periplasmic adaptor subunit is translated as MKRILMVLSLCATMFHTGCESKKEEKEEEVKFLVTSPLQKDTLVTKEYVSQIRAISHIELRALERGYLQNIYVDEGQTVKKGQLMFKIMPMLYQAEQQKAQAEANFAEIEFKNTKSLADSNVVSKNELALAKAKLDKAKAELGLATTHLGFTEIRAPFNGIMDHFQVRLGSLLDEGDLLTTLSDNSEMWVYFNVPEAEYLDYKANEATAGMLNVNLRMANNQMFPHTGSVKTIEADFNNETGNIAFRATFPNPKRLLRHGETGNILVTVPMKNALLIPQKATFEVLEKKYVYVLDKENKIRSREIQIEAELPHIFVVKSGLKADDKILLEGLRQVKENEKIHSTFVKPDSVISNLSLYAE
- a CDS encoding AI-2E family transporter; amino-acid sequence: MIKFSDSLRSLNLAASLLSLVLIIALLYVLQGVLIPLLFSILLAISLFPITRFFEKFKLNRVTASLLSVLIAIVLIGSLVWFIVHQVIVIGANGNDLQIRFMHILETIQKWVTMRFGIEQGEITKQITGFSNRVIGNAGVIISTAFGSVGGILAGVVVVPLFTFFLLYYRDFFREFFFHAFASTSKELVSDVLDKIYYVVQSYLVGLVTVMGIVAILNTVGLLVLGIPYAWFFGILASLLMLLPYIGIAIGSVLPALFALATKDSAWYAVGVVAWFQVVQFLEGNFLTPNIVGGKVSINPLMALIGLLLGGMLFGLAGLILAIPITAVLKVVFDAIPSMKAYGFLIGEPEKYHLKRFSGKIIMKRWKINQAPTNQE
- a CDS encoding PQQ-dependent sugar dehydrogenase, with translation MTKSILLTLAGAAFVIASCQNKSSENSDAAEKDSLATTASGTPVETQKANSDYKPSFEGQTRIGGVKSTTAYEGKVLFSDLKNPWGVTTLPDGRLIITEKAGTMRIATTDGKVSAPITGIPAVNSEGQGGLLGIRVDPEFAKNRMVYWVFAETRPGGNLTSVAKGKLSADEKKIEGAAVIYRATPAFPSNLHYGGRILFDKKGDLVISTGERSDTVSRPQAQHLNSSLGKVIRITKDGKPVAGGPFEGKSGAKPEIYSYGHRNVQGLAFHPVSGDLWEVEFGPRGGDELNRIEAGKNYGWPTITYGIEYSGKKIGDSIQVKEGLEQPVYYWDPVVSPSGITFYSSDSIPEWKNNLFIGGLSSMHILRLVIENNKVVGEERLLASEGQRFRDITEGKDGALYAVTDQGRLYRIYKK
- a CDS encoding Crp/Fnr family transcriptional regulator, with product MANEPEMYAQLRVIVDKLVPLSDEEWAIFQTFFIQKKVDAKTMLTREGQVADEIYFIHTGLARLYYTTENDDQITAFIFSENLFASCLESFVQQIPSTQNLETLEPCSLLVLTRDGLERLYNLVPKTNIIMRKVMEQRFISAQRLLSSYILSSPQERYELFAQHYPNLLQRVPQYILASFLGITPVSLSRIRKRISRS
- a CDS encoding phytase, which codes for MRSHSIVFLLAAFSFIACNRQSSEQSGNDTTDSITTDSTIIQPFIVTDSVVHDTDDPAIWINPDDPAKSLILGTDKDADGGLYVFDLAGKIQKDKFVKLKRPNNVDIAYGLMLSGKKTDIAVATEREANKIRIFSLPDMKVVDAGGIEVFKGDSLQAPMGIALYTRPTDKAIFAIVGRKSGPTEGYLWQYKLSDDGKGNIKADLVRKFGKYSGKKEIESIAVDNEMGYVYYSDEQVGVRKYYADPDSSSKELKLIPNKGFTEDNEGISIYKTGPETGYILVSDQGADKFHIFKREGTKADPHAHELVKIVKVAAHQSDGSDVTNVALSNDFPKGLLVVMSEGKVFHYYKWEDILAPSSQNR